In a genomic window of Acidimicrobiales bacterium:
- a CDS encoding GNAT family N-acetyltransferase: protein MSSPNVQVIRWGAEQARIGPWQGDQRVAHLSPVAGTPPPSVAFVRQCLDQLAGRGFSRVVTGALAVPEQAAFIGAGFRVEESLHVLSADLITVIDGSWRQAQLEVVVRRAHSADRPGVLALDHLAFDPFWQIDEAGLMDALHATPRARFRVAVGARPDPTGSTGIAGYAITGRAGGHGFLQRLAVHPTWQRRGVGRALVLDGLAWLERRGVERAVVNTQLENRKALALYESLGFRREARGLSVLSAGVRP from the coding sequence GTGAGTAGTCCCAACGTCCAGGTCATCCGCTGGGGTGCCGAGCAGGCTCGGATCGGTCCGTGGCAGGGCGACCAGCGGGTCGCCCATCTGAGCCCCGTCGCCGGTACACCGCCCCCCTCGGTGGCCTTCGTGCGCCAGTGCCTCGATCAGCTCGCCGGTCGCGGGTTCTCCCGTGTCGTCACCGGGGCTCTGGCCGTGCCGGAGCAGGCGGCGTTCATCGGCGCCGGGTTCCGGGTGGAGGAAAGCCTCCACGTCCTCAGTGCCGACCTGATCACCGTGATAGACGGGTCGTGGCGCCAGGCCCAGCTGGAGGTGGTCGTCCGCCGGGCTCACAGTGCCGATCGGCCGGGCGTGCTGGCGCTGGACCACCTCGCCTTCGATCCGTTCTGGCAGATCGACGAGGCCGGGCTGATGGACGCGCTGCACGCCACCCCCCGTGCCCGATTCCGGGTGGCCGTGGGCGCGCGACCGGATCCGACCGGGTCGACAGGGATCGCCGGCTATGCGATCACCGGCCGCGCTGGAGGGCACGGCTTCCTGCAGCGCCTCGCCGTGCACCCGACATGGCAGCGTCGTGGAGTGGGGCGGGCGCTGGTGCTAGATGGCCTCGCTTGGTTGGAACGGAGGGGTGTCGAGCGCGCCGTGGTCAATACCCAGCTCGAGAACCGTAAGGCCCTCGCCCTCTACGAGAGTCTCGGCTTCCGACGCGAGGCGCGCGGTCTCTCGGTCCTGAGCGCCGGCGTTCGGCCATGA